The following coding sequences are from one Thermodesulfovibrionales bacterium window:
- a CDS encoding CooT family nickel-binding protein, translated as MCEVNAFVLKNGGEELYLESVNVATSEEGKVFLRNLFGEEKVFDGTIREVSLVKNRIVLEKK; from the coding sequence ATGTGCGAAGTGAATGCCTTTGTCCTCAAGAACGGCGGTGAGGAACTCTATCTTGAAAGCGTGAATGTCGCGACATCTGAGGAAGGCAAGGTCTTTCTCAGAAACCTCTTCGGCGAGGAGAAGGTCTTTGACGGCACGATCAGGGAAGTCTCTCTGGTAAAGAACAGGATCGTGCTCGAGAAGAAGTAG
- a CDS encoding DedA family protein, whose protein sequence is MPALLIIYAGVMLTDLLLYFVGRKYGQQIVSHKRFHKIISPKKLSLMVKKFRRWGIFVVLFGRHLVGLRAQILLVAGVMKMPLLKFVVTDALSASLTVAFMVGAGYVGGNSLQIIKKDITRVEHVALFLTVALLACYLLFRYLVAGRRASR, encoded by the coding sequence ATCCCCGCACTTCTCATTATCTATGCGGGTGTCATGCTCACTGATCTCTTACTCTATTTCGTGGGGAGAAAGTACGGGCAGCAGATCGTCTCTCACAAGCGGTTTCACAAGATCATATCCCCGAAGAAATTATCGCTCATGGTGAAAAAATTCAGGAGATGGGGAATCTTTGTGGTGTTGTTCGGAAGGCACCTCGTCGGGCTACGGGCTCAGATCCTGCTTGTTGCCGGGGTGATGAAGATGCCTCTCCTAAAGTTCGTCGTAACCGACGCGCTCTCGGCATCGCTGACGGTAGCGTTCATGGTCGGCGCCGGTTACGTTGGCGGCAACAGCCTCCAGATCATTAAGAAGGATATCACCCGCGTCGAACATGTAGCACTCTTTCTTACCGTCGCCCTTTTAGCGTGCTATCTTCTCTTCAGATATCTCGTCGCCGGACGGAGGGCGTCCCGCTGA